The Candidatus Cloacimonadota bacterium genome segment GAAACAAAGAAAAAAGCTAAAAAGCTTTCCAGCAATGATAAAATCAAAGCTCTTGAATTGGAACTGGAAGAATTTAAAGACAGATATGTTAGAAAAGCTGCGGAGTTTGACAACTTCCGGCGCCGGAACATTTCGGAAAAAGCTGATTGGATTAAAAATGCCAATGAGCGGATCGTGCTGGAATTGTGCGATGTTCTGGATAATTTTGAACGTGCTCTTCATCCCGAAGTAGAGAAGAATCGTGAATCTCTTGAAAAAGGAATCGAATTGATCTTTCAGCAGCTTTCCAACCTTTTGAAAAAAGAAGGTGTGGAAAAGATAGATGCGATGGAACAGGAATTCGACCCCAATATTCACGAAGCATTGGCACACATTCCTTCCGAGCATGATGATAATATCGTAGCCGCAGTTATTCAAAATGGTTATAAGATGAATAATAAAGTAATAAGGCCGGCTCGGGTTGCTGTATCAAACGGTCAGAAACCTGAAGCTGAAGAAGAAAATAAAAAGAAAAAAAATAAATAGTCTGCTTC includes the following:
- the grpE gene encoding nucleotide exchange factor GrpE, with translation MTDKFKEQETKKNSEVSKEKETKKKAKKLSSNDKIKALELELEEFKDRYVRKAAEFDNFRRRNISEKADWIKNANERIVLELCDVLDNFERALHPEVEKNRESLEKGIELIFQQLSNLLKKEGVEKIDAMEQEFDPNIHEALAHIPSEHDDNIVAAVIQNGYKMNNKVIRPARVAVSNGQKPEAEEENKKKKNK